DNA sequence from the Pseudoduganella plicata genome:
TGGGCATCGGTCCCGTCTACGCCGTGCCGAAACTGCTGAAGAAGGCCGGCCTGACCGTGGCCGACATCGGCCTGTGGGAACTGAACGAGGCCTTCGCCGTTCAGGTGCTCTATTGCGCCGACAAGCTGGGCATCCCGATGGACCGCCTGAACGTGAACGGCGGCGCCATCGCCGTGGGCCACCCGTACGGTGTTTCCGGTGCCCGCCTGACGGGGCATGCGCTGCTGGAAGGCAAGCGGCGCGGCGTGAAGTATGTCGTCGTCACCATGTGCATCGGCGGCGGCCAAGGTGCCGCCGGCCTGTTTGAAATCGTCTGACGGAGGGCATGTGATCAAGCATATCGTGATGTGGAAGCTCAAGGACGAGGCGGAAGGCGCGGGCCGCGCCGCCAACGCCCGCAAGATGAAGGAACTGCTGGAAGCCTGCGCGGGCATCGTGCCGGGCATCCTGAAGCTGGAGGTGGGACTGGCGACGCCGGACCTGGAAGCGACGTACGACGTCGTGCTGTACTCCGAGTTCGCGGACAAGGCCGCGCTGGACGCCTACCAGGAACACCCGCAGCACGTCGCACTCAAACCCTTCTTCGCCGCCGTACGCGAAGGCCGCCAATGCATGGACTACGAGGTATGACGATGACCGCATTTGAAAACACCACTGTACGCACGACCCGCGAGCTTTTCAGCCTGGAAGGCAAAACGGCACTGGTCACGGGCGGCTCGCGCGGCCTGGGCCTGCAAATGGCGCTCGCCCTGGGCGAACAGGGGGCAACGGTCGTCGTGGCCGCGCGCAAGCAGAACGAACTCGACGATGCCGTCGCCACCTTGACGGCACGCGGCATCACGGCCTACGCCATCGCCGCGGACCTGGGCCAGGATGGCGCGGCCGACGCGCTGGCGCAGGCCGCCATCGGGAAGCTGGGCCATATCGACATCCTCGTCAATAACGCAGGCGCCAGCTGGGGCGCGCCGGCCGAGGACATGCCGAGCGAGGCTTGGGACAAGGTGATGAACCTGAACGTGCGGTCCGTGTTCCTGCTGTCGCAGGCCGTGGCGAAACGTTCGATGATCCCGCGCGGCCAGGGCCGCATCATCAATATCGCGTCGATCGCCGGCCTGGCCGGCAACCCGCCGGGCACGATGAAGACGATTGCGTACAATACCAGCAAGGGCGCCGTCATCAACTTCACGCGCGCCCTTGCGGGCGAGTGGGGCGCGCACGGCATCAATGTGAACGCCATCGCGCCGGGCTTCTTCCCGTCGAAGATGAGCGCGGGCGTGCTGCAGGCGATGGGCGACCGGCTGATGGCCGAAGCGCCGCTGGGCCGCCTGGGTTCCGACGAGGACCTGAAAGGCGCCGTGGTGCTGTTCGCCTCCGATGCCGGCCGCCACATCACCGGCCAGATCCTGGCCGTCGACGGCGGCGTCTCCGCCGTTTAACCTTGTTTAACCTACCTAGGACAACAATGACGACATTCCAACGCATGGTACTGGCCTCCCGCCCGCAGGCGGAGGTCACCCCCGACAACTTCCGTCTTGAAACGGCGGATGTGCCGGCCCTGGCCGATGGCCAGGTCCTGGTGCGCAACCATTTCCTGTCGCTCGACCCGTACATGCGCGGGCGCATGAGCGAGGCGAAAAGCTACGCGGCGCCGCAGCCGCTGGACGAGACGATGATCGGCGGCACCGTCGGCCAGGTGGTCGAATCGAAGCATCCGAAATTCGCCGAAGGCGACTTCGTCGTCGGCATGGGCGGCTGGACCGAAATGTCCGTCTCCGACGGCAGCGATATGCGCAAGGTCGATACGACGCACATTCCGCTGTCCGCCTACCTTGGCCCCGTGGGCATGCCGGGCATGACGGCGTGGTACGGCCTGACGCAGATCATGCAGGCCAAGCAGGGCGAGACGATCTGCGTCTCGGCCGCCAGCGGCGCCGTGGGCAGCGTTGTCGGCCAGCTGGCGAAGCTGCGTGGCTGCCGCGCCATCGGCATCGCCGGCGGCAAGGAGAAATGCGATTACGTCGTCAATGAGCTGGGCTTCGACGCCTGCATCGACTACAAGGCCGGCAACCTGCGCGCCGACCTGAAGGCGGCGGCGCCGAACGGCATCGACGCGATCTTCGAGAACGTCGGCGGCGAAGTGTTCGACGCGGCGCTGGCCCGCACCAACGCGTTCGCCCGCATTGCCCTGTGCGGCATGATCGCCGGCTATAACGGCGAGGATATCCCGCTGCGCAACGTGCGCCAGCTGCTGACCAATCGCATCTCGTTGCGCGGCTTTATCGTCAGCGAGCACATGGAGCTGTGGCCGGAGGGATTGAAGGAACTGGGCATGCTGGTTGCACAGGGCAAGCTAAAATTCCGCGAGTCCGTGGCCGACGGCCTGGCCGCCGCGCCGGACGCGTTCATTGGCCTGCTCAAGGGCCGCAATTTCGGCAAGCAGCTCGTCAAGCTGGCCTGAAACGGGCTTGGTCGGGGCTCGATTCGGGCTCGATGCGGGCTCAATGCGGGCTTGATACGCGCTCGATACGAGCTCGATACGCGCTCGATACGCGCTCGATACGGGCTCGATGCGGGCTTGATACGCGCTCGATACGGGCTTCTCTTCGAGCTCGATTCGGGCGTTGCAGTAGCGGCCATCGGTGTGCGAGAATCGTTTCTTTCGCTGAAAAGTTTTCGAGACGATCATGAGCACACATGAAATCCGCTACGGCGACTGGGCCACGCTGGGCCAGGACGCCGCCGCCATCCGCACCGAAGTCTTCGTGCGAGAACAGAACGTTCCGGCCGAACTGGAAATGGACGACAAGGACGCCGTCTGCCTGCATGCCGTCGCCTACGATGACGCCGGCACGCCGGTCGGCACGGGCCGCCTGCTGCCGGACGGGCATATCGGCCGCATGGCCGTGCTGCCGCAAGCGCGCGGCACGGGCGTCGGCGGCGCGCTGCTGCAAGGACTGATGGCCCAGGCGCGCAAGCGCGGGCACATGGGCGTGGCACTGTCCGCGCAAACCCACGCGGCGCCGTTCTATTCGGCGCACGGCTTCCGCCAGGCTGGCGACGAGTTCTTCGAAGCGGGCATCGCGCACGTCGAGATGCGGCACGGGTTCTGACGGCCTGCTGGCCATCTGGCTGTCAGACGGCCGCGAAACCCCAGGAAGATATCTCCCTCTTAGTAAACAACAACGTCGACGCAGCACGGAACTGAGCGCAGCCTTGTCAGGCTGGCGCGTCGGAGGGCCGGAGATGGGCTGCATGTGGTCCGCTAACGGCCAGAAGCGGACTGTCGCGGGGACCGCCGGTTAGACTCGCCTTCTTTCTACAACTAGCCCATGCTTATAAAAGATTCTTCCCAAGTCGAGAAAGAGTTTCGATCTTTCCTCCGCGCCAAATCGCTCAAACTTTCATCCTTAAATTTGCCGATTGCGTTCGACGCCATGGCAGAGTTTTGGGCCGCCACTAGGTTCTCCAATGTACTTGCTGAGGATGGAGATGGGATCGCGTGCTATGAGGACGTCACGGACCACGGGCGCGGAACCCGTCTCGAGATCGGCTTAGTCAGACTTCTCCGGCTTCCATCCGACGCTATTTCGGCGCCTTCACCAGTTCATAGGCTACGGCTGCGTATTTGCTATAAATGGGACATGGACGTTATCAAAACCGTACTTCCTGCAGGAACCTGGTCCTTCGCTTGTTGGAACGCGAGAGAGCTTAGCGCCTTCAAACAGGCGATTTTCGAAACTGCGGGATTTTCTTCGATGCGCGAGAAAAAACCAGCGGAAGTAAGCACTTTGCTTGACACGGTGACATCGATGCCGCACCAGCTCAAGCCAGAGCCTGGAGCCCGGCAAATGTGGTGGGGTGTCATGTAGTTTCGCTGTCCGAACAGCTGCAATGGGCGGTTTCGGTCTGTCGCAACACATATGGTTTTCATCAATCTAATCAAAAAATGCTCAAGCATGTAAAGCGACACTGGAACGAGACACGCGGCGACCAGCACGATGATTGGGGTACCTCATGGTGGTACTTTGAAGTCGCGGCGGATGGTCGAGTAATTAGACAAGTTGAGCAGTACGAGTCTGGTACGTTGCTTCACTACGATGCTAAGCGCGACATCGATACCTGCGGTGGGCTTGCATTGGAGCCGTTGGACCTGTCCGAGTCCGGGTACCAAGAAATCTTGGATAAGGAATTCGAGCATGTGTGGGAACTCGCAAGCAAGGCCGCGCCCTTAAGATCTCAGCAGTGAACGGCAGCTATGGGGCGACAGCCGACCGTCGTATAGTCAGTGCAGCACCGTCGGAGGGTGCCAGCCCGATCGGCACAGGACGAAGCCGCGCAAATCGTCGTGCGCTGTCGCCGCCCACCCAGTTGCATGCGTGGCGAACCCGCCCCGCGCCGGCAGCGCGGCGCTCACGTCATTCACTCCCGGCCGCCGGCACCTGCGCCAGGCGCGCCAGCAGGAACGCATGCAACCCCCGCACGGCAGGAGAAAACTGCCGCCGGTGCGGACAGATCAGCTGCAGCGGCGCCGCCTCGCCGGGCTGCTCCGGCAGCACGACCATCAGCCGGCCCGCCGCCACGTCGGCCCGCACGTCGAGCCAGGATTTGTAGGCGATGCCTTCGCCCGCCACGGCCCAGCGCCGCACCACGTCGGCATCGTCGCTGGCCAGATATCCCGACACCTGCACGGTCTGCTTCCCCTTGATGCCCGCAGTATCGGCCGGGAAGCCCCATTTGTCGTACAGCCGCCCGCCCAGCTGCCACAGCAGGCATGAGTGGTTCTTCAGGTCGTCCAGCGATCGCGGCATGCCGCACTGTTCCAGGTAGGCGGGTGACGCGACCAGCACGCGGCGGTTGTCGGGTGCCAGCGGCAGGGCGACGAAGCTGGCGTCGTCGATCGTGCCGTAGCGGATCGCCACGTCGACCGGATCGCGGAACACGTCCGCATTCTGGTCGGACAGCTGCAGCCGCACTTCCAGCCGCGGATGCGCGCGGCGGAACTCGCCCAGCCACGGCAGCAGCACGTTGCGGCCCAGGTCCGACGGCGCCGCGATCAGCAATGTGCCGCTCAATGCCCCGTCGTTGCGGCGCAGTTCGTCGCGCCCGGCGTGCAGCAGGTCGATGGCTTCGCGCGCGTAGGGCAGGTAGCGCTCGCCCTCGTCGGTCAGGCGCAGGCTGCGCGTGGAGCGGGCGAACAGGCGGATGTCGAGGTCCCGTTCCAGCCGCTGGATGGCGGCGCTGACCTGGCCCGGCAGCAGGTTGGCCTCGCGCGCCGCCTTGGTAAAACTGCCGCACGCCGCCGTGCGGATGAACAGCGCCAGATCCTCGAAGCGGACCATTTTCACTCCGCGAGTGAAAGTGCTAACCGATTACCGGTCTTTTTCAGTAGCCGGCCCCGCCCTATCATTGCTGCATCTCCACTCACTTCACGAGGAATACGATGAAAGCAGTAGTCTACACGCAACACGGTTTGCCGATCGACGGGGCCGAGGCCCTGATCGACATGGACCTGCCGGTGCCGCAGCCGGGCGCGCGCGACGTGCTGGTGCAGGTGCGTGCCGTTTCCGTCAATCCCGTCGACACCAAGGTGCGCCGTGGCGCGGCCGTGACGGCGCCACGCGTGCTGGGCTGGGATGCGGCCGGCGTCGTTGTCGCGACCGGCGCGGAAGTGACCGGCTTCAAGGCGGGCGACGAGGTGTACTACGCCGGCTCGCTGACCCGTCCCGGCTCGTACAGCGAACTGCACGTCGTCGACGAACGCATCGTCGGGCACAAGCCGGCATCGCTGGACTTCGCCGACGCCGCCGCGCTGCCGCTGACGTCCCTCACGGCCTGGGAGCTGCTGTTCGACCGCCTGAAAGTGGCCGAGGGCGAGGGCGCCGGCAAGACCGTGGTGATCGTCGGCGCGGCCGGCGGCGTCGGCTCGATCCTGACGCAGCTGGCAGCGAAGCTGACGGGCCTGACGATCGTCGGCACCGCGTCGCGCAGGGAGACGCGCGCGTGGGTGCAGGCGCTGGGCGCGCACCATGTCATCGACCACAGCCAGCCGATGGCGCCGCAACTGGCCGCGCTGGGCATCGCCCATGCGGACATCGTCATCAGCCTGACGCACACGGACCAGCATTACGCCGACATCGTCGAGATGCTGGCACCGCAGGGCCAGTTCGCGCTGATCGACGACCCGGAAACGCTGGATGCGATGCCGCTCAAGCGCAAGAGCATCTCGCTGCACTGGGAGCTGATGTTTACCCGCTCGATGTACGAGACGCCCGACATGGCGCGCCAGCGCGATATCCTCGACAGCGTGGCCGCGCTGATCGACAGCGGCGCGCTACGCACCACCGTCGGCGAGAACTTCGGCGCCATCACGGCGGAGAACCTGCGCCGTGCCCATGCCCTGGTGGAAAGCAATGCGGCGCGCGGCAAGATCGTGCTGGCCGGGTGGAGCGCATGATGAACGCGAAGACTGTCTTTGCCGCCGCCGTGCTGGCACTGGCCGCCGCCGGCGCGGGCGCTGCCAACGTGGAGCGTGTGGCCGCGTTCACGGGGGCGATGCCGACCGGTGTCACGGTGGCCGAAAGCGGCCGGATCTTCGTCAACTTCCCGCGCTGGGGCGACGACGTGCCGTACACGGTGGCGGAACTGAAGGGCGGCAAGCCGGTGGCGTATCCGGACGCCGCGTTCAACCGCGCCGACGCGAACGATCCGGCCAAGGGCCTGATCAGCGTGCAAAGCGTCGTCGCCGATGGCCGCGGCAGGCTGTGGATCCTCGACACGGCCGCGCCGAAGTTCGCGCCGCCGCTGGCCGGTGGCGCCAAGCTCGTAGCGGTCGACCTTGCAACCAATCGCGTCGTGCGCACCGTCGTGTTCCCGGCGGACGTCATCCTGCCGAGCACTTACGTCAACGACGTGCGGTTCGACTTCCGGCAGGGCGACGGCATTGCTTACGTGACGGATTCGTCGCTGTCCGGTCCCGGCGCCATCATCGTGCTGGACCTGGGCACGGGCAAGGCGGTGCGGCGGCTGAACGGCCATGCCAGCACGGCCGCAGATCCCGCCTTCAAGCCCGTGGTCGACGGCAAGCCGCTGCTGCAGCGGGGCGCGGACGGCCGCACGGCGCCGTTCAGCGTGGCCTCGGACGGCATCGCGTTGTCGCCGGACGGCGAGACGCTGTACTATTGCGCGCTGTCGAGCCGGCACCTGTATGCCGTGCCGACGAAGCTGCTGCGCGATCCGGCGGTCACGGAGGCGCAACTGGCGGCCGCCGTGCGCGACCTGGGCGAGAAGGGCGCGTCGGACGGGCTGGAGACCGATGCGGCGGGCACGGTTTACGCGGGCGACTACGAGCACAACGCGCTGCGGGCCTTGAGCCCGGGCGGCACGTGGCGCACGATCGCGCAGGACGCGGCGCTGTCGTGGCCCGACACGCTGTCGGTGGGGCCGGACGGCTATCTGTACGTGATCGCCAACCAGCTGCACCGCCAGGCCAACTTCAACGGCGGCAAGGACGCGCGCAGGAAACCCTACCGGCTGCTGCGCGTGAAGACCGGCACCGGACAACAATAAAGGAAAGCATATGAACATCGTGGAAAAAGCGGCCCAGCGCCATACCGTCAAGGCCTTCGATCCGGCGCGCAAGGTCCCGGACGAAATCGTCGCGCAACTGCGCATGCTGCTGCGCCTGGCGCCGTCGTCCGTCAATTCGCAGCCGTGGCACTTCGTCATCGCGGCAACGGAAGAGGGCAAGGAAAAGATCGCCCGTGCGGCGGAGGCGGGCTTCCAGTACAACGCATCGAAGATCCGCACGGCGTCGCACGTCGTCGTGCTGGCCACCCGCGTGGCGGCCGACGACGCGTATCTGGAAACGCTGCTGACGCAGGAAGAGCGGGACGGCCGCTTCGTCAACGAAGCGGCGAAGACGTCGGGCCGGGGTGCGCGTACCCTGTTCACCGACATCCACCGCTACAACCAGAAGGACGTGGCGCAGTGGTACGAAAAGCAGACGTACCTCGCGCTCGGCACGCTGCTGCTGGGCGCGGCCACGCTGGACGTGGGCGCCACGCCGATGGAAGGCTTCAACGCGGAAGTGCTGGACAAGGAACTGGGCCTGCGCGAAAAGGGCTATTCGGCCACCGTCATCGTCTCGCTCGGCTACAGCGGCGCGGACGACTTCAACGCGAAACTGCCGAAATCGCGGCTGCCGGCCGAGATGCTGTTCACCGACATCTGAGGCAGCGCAGGCTCACCAGGACTGGCTTCTCACGGACCGAAGGGCCCGTGCGGAGCCACACCCCAGCACGCCGGTCCGTCTATTGCACCGCCACCTCATGCAACTCCGCCGGCCCGCCGGCATACAGCTTCACCACCGTCGACGTGCGGGTGCCGTAATCGGGCGACTCGATCTTCACGGCCGACAGAATGCGTTCCCGCTCGATCGGCACGCCCGTCTCGGGCAGCCGCTGGTCGGGCGCCAGCGTGGTATCGGCCAGCATTTCGAAATACGCGTCCTCGGGAGCGCCCAGGCACAGCAGGCTGGC
Encoded proteins:
- a CDS encoding Dabb family protein codes for the protein MIKHIVMWKLKDEAEGAGRAANARKMKELLEACAGIVPGILKLEVGLATPDLEATYDVVLYSEFADKAALDAYQEHPQHVALKPFFAAVREGRQCMDYEV
- a CDS encoding SDR family oxidoreductase; this encodes MTAFENTTVRTTRELFSLEGKTALVTGGSRGLGLQMALALGEQGATVVVAARKQNELDDAVATLTARGITAYAIAADLGQDGAADALAQAAIGKLGHIDILVNNAGASWGAPAEDMPSEAWDKVMNLNVRSVFLLSQAVAKRSMIPRGQGRIINIASIAGLAGNPPGTMKTIAYNTSKGAVINFTRALAGEWGAHGINVNAIAPGFFPSKMSAGVLQAMGDRLMAEAPLGRLGSDEDLKGAVVLFASDAGRHITGQILAVDGGVSAV
- a CDS encoding NADP-dependent oxidoreductase, which translates into the protein MTTFQRMVLASRPQAEVTPDNFRLETADVPALADGQVLVRNHFLSLDPYMRGRMSEAKSYAAPQPLDETMIGGTVGQVVESKHPKFAEGDFVVGMGGWTEMSVSDGSDMRKVDTTHIPLSAYLGPVGMPGMTAWYGLTQIMQAKQGETICVSAASGAVGSVVGQLAKLRGCRAIGIAGGKEKCDYVVNELGFDACIDYKAGNLRADLKAAAPNGIDAIFENVGGEVFDAALARTNAFARIALCGMIAGYNGEDIPLRNVRQLLTNRISLRGFIVSEHMELWPEGLKELGMLVAQGKLKFRESVADGLAAAPDAFIGLLKGRNFGKQLVKLA
- a CDS encoding GNAT family N-acetyltransferase codes for the protein MSTHEIRYGDWATLGQDAAAIRTEVFVREQNVPAELEMDDKDAVCLHAVAYDDAGTPVGTGRLLPDGHIGRMAVLPQARGTGVGGALLQGLMAQARKRGHMGVALSAQTHAAPFYSAHGFRQAGDEFFEAGIAHVEMRHGF
- a CDS encoding LysR family transcriptional regulator; this translates as MVRFEDLALFIRTAACGSFTKAAREANLLPGQVSAAIQRLERDLDIRLFARSTRSLRLTDEGERYLPYAREAIDLLHAGRDELRRNDGALSGTLLIAAPSDLGRNVLLPWLGEFRRAHPRLEVRLQLSDQNADVFRDPVDVAIRYGTIDDASFVALPLAPDNRRVLVASPAYLEQCGMPRSLDDLKNHSCLLWQLGGRLYDKWGFPADTAGIKGKQTVQVSGYLASDDADVVRRWAVAGEGIAYKSWLDVRADVAAGRLMVVLPEQPGEAAPLQLICPHRRQFSPAVRGLHAFLLARLAQVPAAGSE
- a CDS encoding zinc-binding alcohol dehydrogenase family protein; the encoded protein is MKAVVYTQHGLPIDGAEALIDMDLPVPQPGARDVLVQVRAVSVNPVDTKVRRGAAVTAPRVLGWDAAGVVVATGAEVTGFKAGDEVYYAGSLTRPGSYSELHVVDERIVGHKPASLDFADAAALPLTSLTAWELLFDRLKVAEGEGAGKTVVIVGAAGGVGSILTQLAAKLTGLTIVGTASRRETRAWVQALGAHHVIDHSQPMAPQLAALGIAHADIVISLTHTDQHYADIVEMLAPQGQFALIDDPETLDAMPLKRKSISLHWELMFTRSMYETPDMARQRDILDSVAALIDSGALRTTVGENFGAITAENLRRAHALVESNAARGKIVLAGWSA
- a CDS encoding L-dopachrome tautomerase-related protein, producing MMNAKTVFAAAVLALAAAGAGAANVERVAAFTGAMPTGVTVAESGRIFVNFPRWGDDVPYTVAELKGGKPVAYPDAAFNRADANDPAKGLISVQSVVADGRGRLWILDTAAPKFAPPLAGGAKLVAVDLATNRVVRTVVFPADVILPSTYVNDVRFDFRQGDGIAYVTDSSLSGPGAIIVLDLGTGKAVRRLNGHASTAADPAFKPVVDGKPLLQRGADGRTAPFSVASDGIALSPDGETLYYCALSSRHLYAVPTKLLRDPAVTEAQLAAAVRDLGEKGASDGLETDAAGTVYAGDYEHNALRALSPGGTWRTIAQDAALSWPDTLSVGPDGYLYVIANQLHRQANFNGGKDARRKPYRLLRVKTGTGQQ
- the nfsB gene encoding oxygen-insensitive NAD(P)H nitroreductase, whose product is MNIVEKAAQRHTVKAFDPARKVPDEIVAQLRMLLRLAPSSVNSQPWHFVIAATEEGKEKIARAAEAGFQYNASKIRTASHVVVLATRVAADDAYLETLLTQEERDGRFVNEAAKTSGRGARTLFTDIHRYNQKDVAQWYEKQTYLALGTLLLGAATLDVGATPMEGFNAEVLDKELGLREKGYSATVIVSLGYSGADDFNAKLPKSRLPAEMLFTDI